The Anser cygnoides isolate HZ-2024a breed goose chromosome 4, Taihu_goose_T2T_genome, whole genome shotgun sequence region aagagcaaagatcAGCCACGCTTCTCACGGCATCTGCCTTTGCAAAGGCAAGTGCCCTTCAAAGCCCACAGACATCGTGTCAGCTCCTTcaactggctgccagcctgcgaCTTGCCACCCGCAGAGCATGAATGCCATCACCTTGGCAATTCAGGAAATCATTAGGTAACATTCCCTAGTCTCAAAGACAGATTCTGTAGCCGGATAAATCACCATTGGAAATCGGGTAAAACAAGAGTTTTACTTGAAAGCCTATGAGCAAGAAGTGTaagctgaaatgcagaatttcttCAGAACTTTGCTGTGACACTGTGCCAAGCCGTGAGGTCACAACACCTCTCCGTGATGCTGCGAGGGCCATGAGGTCCCAACGCTGCTCCGTGACACCGTGAGGGCTGCAAGGTCACAATAGCTCTcggtgatgcagtgctgggCCGTGAGGTCCTGACACCCCATTGTGACGCTGGGTCAGGCCACAGGCACTGCTCCGCACCGGTCCTGACAGCAGCActagctgcagctgcagcggcgGTGGTGGAAGCATGGTGCGAGTGTGGGGAGCCACGGCCCCTGCCTgcgtcctcttcctcctcctggtggCCCTGTGTGCCTGGGGTGCCCAGGCTGCGCCATGGCGACCACCGGGAGCAGGTGGgtgggcagggccggggccaaCACCAAACCCTGGGCGGCATGGTGCTGCGCGGCACGCATATGgatggaggggacggggacgggatagcagcagggccgggcgggcaccgcgggcagggggcaggcaggaggcagaagcccCGCAGGGTGGCACGGTGGGGCCGTGGCTGCTGCGGGGTTGTTTCCTGCCGGGGGGGCCGTGAGTGGCGCTGGGGCCGAGAAGCCTGGGTCTGAGCCCCTGTGGGGCTGAGGCCGCTGGCCCCTCTTGGGAAACTTCCACCTGCATCTTTGTCCCGTGACATTGCCTCAGCCCCCTCAgtcactgcagggtgctggggaagagggagagcacAGCATGCCATGGCAACTTCTCTCATCTCTGCTTGATTTTAGATGATGATGGTGTTGCTTCTCCATATCCAGCTTCTCAGCTGGATCATGGTTTGGAGCCTCAGGAGGATCCCCGAGGTACGTTGCGAGTGTGCTTCCTTGAAGGAAGATGGCTAATGGGCTGTAATAGTTTATTCAGGGTCTTCCAAGTGCGTTTGTGCCTTGAGGGGGCTTGCACAAATGAGCcctgaatatttcttcacttggagagatgccacccctgcccctctccacaGAGAGGGAAGAACCCAGGCTTTTCTTCCTATTTGGGCCATGTCATTACCTGAGCCCCAGCCAGTGCCTCCCGGTcactgaggaagaggcaggccccaagagGCAATGGAAGCTCCCCTTACCTGTGTCTGATCCCACTTGTGCCCACAGGCAGTACTGGTCAAGTGCCTCCATGGAatcctgctcctgagcctgccagTATGGGTCCCACAGGTGGTAAGTTGTCCGTGttcatttccttgctgtttgttaACGGTCTGTTGAGCTAGCTCAGCAAGGGTTCAGCTGCTCACTGGCCAGGGGCTTCTCCATGACAAACATGGATGATCATTTTTCCCGGGGTCTGCACGCTCCCCCTGCAGTGGGGTCTTCCTTTGTGTCCAGCAGAGATCTTCCCGTAAGAAACACCTGAGGGGCCACACCTTTGGCGGCATGCTCCCTGCGGGGTGTTGCGCACAGCCTGGAGAGAGGATTTGGGAAGAGGCCAAGAGGGAGCCTCCAGCTCAGCAGGCCCCTTTGCGGCTTTGGAAATCCTGGCTCGTGTCTGGGTCCCACATCCTTGCCTGAGCCCCCTCCAGTCGCTGCAGGTCACTAAGGAAGAGGTAGATCACACCATGCAAGGggaatgtttctcttctgtgcttgatTGCAGCAGTTCTCGTAGGCTCTGGCTACTCGACACCTCAGCCTGATGTGGACCACGAGCCTCAGGTTAATCTGCCAGGTAAGTCAGCGGAAGGAAGGAGCATctaggtgctgcagagccagcaggcaccTTGCGCTTGAGTTGAGAcctggggtgggcacggggagggcccTTCTCCGGGCGGCTCCACGCATGCTTAGTTTGTACCAGCACGGTGCcactgcaggcacccagcaaCTGTTTGCAAGATGCTCTtgagtggcagggagagacGAGTACCATGGAGCAGTCCCCTCTTTGAACTGCATTCTCTGTCACTCTGGTCCAGAAGGAGTATGTTGACGTAGTTCACAGGAGGGACTCCACTTGTGTTTACAGATGGGACCGAAGGCAAAGGTGATCCAGGTTCCCAGATGGGTTCCAGGACTGAAGCTCTGGGAGATGGCCTGGGTAAGTTGTGGCTTTTGACTTCCTTTGAGAGCTGCCAGTTCAAAGCCCAAACGtcagccaggcatctctgcAGGTGGGAGGGTATAGACCGGCACGTGTGTGTGCCCTGTCAAGGCACGAGCCCTGGTATGCTCTCCTACTGAGCTATTGATGTAGATGGCGCTgggacagaaacttctcacgggtctttggttgcagaagtgtccccagggagggctttgccagATCCTCGGCTGCTTCCggcgctggagcccagctggtatcccaggggtgggtagtcatttcactgacttcacaaactAAGCCCTGGTTctccaaattgcactggtgccaaagttaaCTTCCTACTTTCTCTTCAGGTCCTCTAAGAGCAAaggacaatgctgaaataagaaaatcttccccaaCATCCTCTGACATCGTAGAGGATATCATAAAGGAGTTAGAGGAGGCAGCACCTGGTGGGTATATTTCTCTCTGTCCGCCATAAGACTTGGGAAGGTGaggttctaaatccatgtgtggacacaccgtaacctgcacagcaggaagggatggatcagagcggagacactcaatttcacacctagcaggcactggtgagcctcagagaaggccgagagcctctgctgccgcttgtgggtcacgccgtgtcccaggggcagctgctagcccagcaTTACCATTACTGGTCCGAGCTGTTCCGTGCAAACATTggtatccagccagcagcaaagggcTTCTGCTGAACTTGTGTTCAGCTCCCGCACAGCGCTGCTTGCAGCTGGGCGAGTTCAAGGCAGGAGGCACATCCCAAGCAGTGCTTGCTGTCCCCTGAGCAGGGAGACACATGTCACCAGAGGGAAGAGCACCCttgggcagaggagggaaagcGCAGGCAGATTTGGGGCAGCGGCTGGGATCgaagcagcccagcccagccctctcGTTCTCCTTGATGTCTGAGGATTCTCGGTGacagcctgcaggcaggggcGAGTTCAAGCTGCACACCCAGCTTGATGCCCGACCCCTAACTTGTAGGAGCTGAAAGGAAAGGCACTTACCTCAGTCTCAGCTGATTTAGCTGTCCACTTCTAGTTGGGTTTCAAATGACTTGGCCAAACGTCTTGGGATGGAGTCAGCATAATGGGATGGACATGCTTCTCagaagggctgttcctgccTCTGAACTGGATGCAGCTTTTTTATGTCCTCTTTGAAGGCACGAATTGAGCGTCATCTTGCAGTGTACCAAAAATGCACTATGTGCGATGTGAACAAGAAGATCTCCTGCAATCTCCTGGTCTCGCAGCAGGCcagattttgctgtctgtgctggtaGACTGCCAGGAGTCGAacacttagatttttctttgtgaatgacATGTTGTTTGGAGTAGTGAGTACCTCCCCCAGAAGCCCAGGCCGTAGCTTCTAAACTTTAGGGATGTCTTTTGAGAAGCACTACCTTCCAAAGATACCGTCCTCGAAAGGAGGAGCAGTTCCTTAtagtcacactgtcctgctttctttctaaagggctGGTTAGAGAGACTGTGCCGAAGGAGGTGCTTTGGCAACGAAGCGGTCGCAGGCTGCCGCTCCCTGGCAAAAGAACAGAGGCAATGAAGTCAACTGCCACACGaggtaaaggctgtttcttggtcatcCGCTGTCACCAGCCAGAACCAGCATGCGTGTGCAGGTTCTTGCCCTGGTACCCgctcttgcagctcatgtcagcagccaaacccaagagtgtcagtaggcagcaagtgttgcagaggaagtCAGGAGTGGCTCCCTGAAGATGGCTGtcttccccgggctgtgacagcagTGCAGCGGAGGGAcgctcacaaagctctgtggctgtggttagagaggggtcacctcccagcgcacccagttcccagggattttggaacTTTGCTCTTGGGGGAACAAGGCCGTCAGAAGCCCACTGAGCAGACAATGGGAAACGGGacccctcctgtgagctgaggcccAGAGTGATGCCCTGACTCAGTACAGATGGGGCACTGCCTCACTGGCACTCCTGGGCTCCcgaattttgttcagttttgtcccTAAGGCTCCGAGTGTGCCTCGAGCAGCGAAGGTGGGCAAGCGCCTAAGAACTTTGAGAACTCcaaagagctgggggagcaaaccTGAGACACTGGGCTCTCAGCATTAtggcagggaaaacaaaggatggagggaaaacaaagctgagaggcAAAAGGGAGGCTCCAGAGTGCCTTGAGTTGCAGTGCCTTTGGCAGattccccagcttctgctgaaccTCAGGAAGCATTGCGGCCTGAGGATTTTCACTTGCTCAAAGATGCTaaccaaatgaaacagaacacttcCTGGCAATGTCAGACCTCCTGTGAGATTACCAGTAGTGCGCAGGACACGGCAATGTCCACAATTGTTCTTGCAGGCGTGGATGGGGAGAACAATGCAAACACTGCAAAGCCCCAGAATTTCCGAAGGTACTGCATAGAAGGCGCTGTGGCAGTCTTGGTTCCCTTCCTCGTGCTTGTGACAGTTGCGTGCTGCGTGCTTATCTGGTGTTGGCGGCAGGAAAACCGGTGAGTTGTTGTTCccccgctccctctcctcctctccccctcccaaatTCTTTACCGTATCTTTGTTAACATTATTAtatggctgctgccagccaggaagcAGTTGTCGTTAGCGTATTGTGATGTGAGCAGTTAGTTTTTGTCcagactcttctgaaatttctgctgtccAGTGTTTTAGGTGGCCTCTAATTCCTGGGCATTCTGTTCTGGAgcccatttttctgttgctggtctTAGCGAAGCTTGGCCCTTccgcagcaagagcagagccagggacagCCGTAGGCAAAGCAAGgccaggaagagaaatgcaggagCTGAGAGAGAGTGCCATCAGAGAGAGAAGCGCAGCAGTGCCAGTTccccccagcacaaggcacCCTGTTCTGGGACGCCCTGAATTGCAGGTGTCCGCCTCAGCCAAGGTGTGCCAGCTCCTGGGAGCATGgggatgagccctgccagctgcggGCATTGCCTTGGAGAGGGGCAGTCAGTGTGTCACAGCCGCACCTGAGCGCTGCCAGCGTGCGTGtcttcagcacacacagagcttgTGTGTTTAATTACACATCCCAAAGAGCGGATGGGCAGCACCTCACCGAACAGGGAGCCGAGGCCGTCACCTTGTTGGTCCAGggccagggccgggcagggagctgagTACTGGTCCTTGCAAGGCGCTCTGAAAAAGGGCAGTCGGTGGCTGTGGTGACTGGGCCATGCAGAGCCCGGCTGTGGACCCCTGTCTCTGCGGGCGCCAGGTCTTCTTGCTGGGACAGCacgtgcagagcaggcaggtcaGGATGGCTGGCGAGGCACTGGGGAGGAGACaagctggggcaggatgtggaggggagcagagtcccagcggagggcacagggcaccctgttttctgcacagagcaTGTGTGCCCACAGCTCACGCACAGCCGGATGCCTGCACCCCGCTGCCTCGCACCCGCCTGGCACCGCAGCCGCAGCACGGCCTCAGCAAATTCCTGTCTCCGCAGGCGCCTCGccgcagcccaggcagcccagaCTGACACCCGCAGCCGCTCCGTGAGCCCCTACAGGCAGCCTGACCACCGTCGTACGCCTGAGAGCCAGGCCCGACACCAGCGGCCACCATCAGTGCCTGGAAGACCGACCcgcctgccaccagcccggCCTCCACGGCCCCCACGCACGGCAGCAGACCAATGGAAGGCACGCGACCggcccagtatcccccagtccTCGTGGACACAGACATCACCTCCACGGCCCCCTCCACCCTCTTccaagggctggggcaggccccCCGGGATGCAGCCTTGGCCACACTTCCAATAAATATTGAATAATACAGCACAGCAGTCCGGGTCTTATGTACAGCAACACCCAGGAACCCACAGCAGGACTTTGTGACTGATCGAAAAGTAACCCTGAGGGTCCTCGGTGCTGGGGGTCAGCCAGACTGTGCCCACCATGCAGGGAAcgcaggggaagggagctggggagcagcacagcaggagcagacagaaGGGCTGTGAGCGCGGCAGCGACCCTGCACAGCGCTCACCCGAGAACCCCCTGCTCAAACTGGCAGTGCCGCAGCCACACACAAGCTCGGGCCCTTCCTGATCCTGGGCCGAGGCCAggctccccacagccagccctcctCAGGTCCTGACACTGCACGGATGGCCGATTTTGGCCAGGGTGCCCCATGCCAACGCTCCTACGGCTCAGCTCTCCTCAAGGAGTACAAGAAAAAATTTCTAACTCTTTGGAGTCAGGGCTGGGATTGCCACACGCTGGCACAAGCAACTGGAACCAGAGGGGGAGACCCGAGGTGCTGCCACCACCAAAGGTAAGAGATCctcatttgaaaaatctcacTTGAGGGTGGCCGTCTCCTCCCATGTGGCTCCTTGGAGGAGCAGAAAGCTCGGGTCGAGCTCCGGAGTCCCCTCTGGGGGTGAGGATGAGTTGTCTCCCCGTGGATGGGCCCAGGGTTGGAGGGCACAGGGCTGAAGCTCTGTCTTCTCGGGGACAGCCAAGCCTCACCTTCTGTCCTTTGCCATGTACAGGCCTCAGCTTCTTCCTCCCTCAGATTTGTCTGGGGCCAGAAGCCGAAGGAGAGAAGGCTCTCAGTTAACGGTTAACCGGTGCACGGTTAACGGTTGGACCTGATCATCTTGTTAGCATTCACGAAGACACATAAGCCACAAAGTGATGatatgaaggtgcttttatTAGGCGctggaagttaggggcatgcctgcccaaatctaacttcgtccgatttgttcactcagttctcttttatctcctaaaatattacatatgcattaagtTTTACAacacatctatgcatattcatttcctagctcctcCTAGGCCCCGCtttgtatgctaattatctAATCAGTCCTTCTGTGCTTGCATatcactctctggtggtcgtccgggtggtcgtcgggatgaagtaagatgtcttcatcagagctGAACTTTTTACCTTTTACCTACCAGTAAATTCTCTGATGATTGCCCGTGTGGGATCTGTACCACTTGTGTCCATGGTACCTGgtcctccctttttcttctagatcctTTTTGGTGGGCTACCAATATCCCTTTATCCAATTTTGGATATACCAATGTTTCTCTTATCCATAATCTGtgctattttcatgtgttactATGCACCGGTAGTTTCCTTCGTTGACATTAGTAACACTAAACAGGGTTAGGGTGGTAGCTCCTCTCAGTTGTAGGCCCAGTTCTGGGGTATTACTTACGTACGCCTTCCCCTTCCGTGCAGCCTTCAATCCTGTATTGTCCCCGGCTGTGTTTATGTCTATTTCCTGGCTCTGTCCGGagtcatttattttcccccagaCCACCTGTAGAGAGCTAATTGTTATTGGTTTATCGTCGTGCATTCCACATtccaaagtaacattttctcctttgaatatttcctctttcttatatttttctggtatttctagGAGCCCAATTACAAGgtatttacacaaaacaattactgtTGTCGTTACCGTTGTTAAGAACCCCGACATTGTATGGTTATATGCGCCTCATCTGTAGTTTTGTATCTCCGATGCTCGCACCGACCAAAGTTCAGGAACCTTTTTCACCCGAGTGTAATGAATCCAAGCATCCACCCCTTCTACCTTTACAGCTGTAAAAGTAGTCAATAATACTTGATAAGGTTCGGACCCACCGTTCTTTCAGGGGTTCTTCATTCCAGTTTTTGATGTACACTCGGTCGCCTGGCTGAATGTCGTGGACAGGGTTTTCCAGTGACAACGGTCGGTTCCACACCAAAACACTTCGATGTTGAGCTAAAGTTTTGCCAAGAGACAATACATAATTATAAACATCCTGGTTCCCTGTTATGTGCATATTAGGATTTGGTTCTGAGGATCATAAGGCTTTCCATATATAATCTCGTATGGGCTTACTGCCATTCCACTCCTTGGCTTTATCCTTATTCTCAGTAAGGCTATAGGCAAAGCTTGTGGCCATTGTATTTTGGCTTCCTGGCAGATTTTACTGATCTGTCCCTTTAGTGTTTGGTTCACCCTTTCTACCTGTCCACTAGATTGGGGTCCCCATGCAGTATGTAAATGCCAAGAAATTCCTAATAGCCGGCTTACGTCTTTAACCACAGATGCAACAAAGTGCGGTCCCCTATCCGAGGATATTCCTAACGGTACCCCGAACCTCAGAATGATTTCCCGCAAGAAccattttactgtctctttagcttgattggtgcgacagggaagggcttCTGGCCATCCGGAAAAGGTGTCAACCCCTACTAACAAATACCTATATCCCCTAGTCCTAGGTAACTCTACAAAATCAACTTGCCAGTAATCTCCTGGTTCTATCCCTACTCTCActcttcccatttcagcatgttttcttgctactggattatttttcaaacaaatctcACACTTTGACGTTACTGATTTTGCCACTGTTAACATATGTGTAGAGATAATGCTacgttttaaaaatgttaccattgcctctgcaccccagtgacactcATTATGTCTTGTCTGAAGTATTTCTCGCATCACCAAGGGGGGTATTACTACCTGGCCCGTAGCGGTCACATACCATCCATCAGAGTTCTTTCGGGCCTTTAGGAGATTTGCTAATTTCTCATCCTCTGGCGAATATCTTGCTTCCTTGGGAAGATTAAGACGAGCGGGGCCTACCTTGAGTGGTACCAGAGCCATCACATTCCACACCTTCTGAGCAATTTGTCGAGCTGCTCGATCTGCCAACCGATTCCCTTCTGATATCTTTGAGGTTCCTCCTTGATGGGCTTTGCAGTGCATGATAgccacttgttttggtttttgtaccGCATTTATCAGACTTAACACCTCCTCGTGATATTGGATTATATCACGATTATATTGGCCCCTTGTGAGGACAAcagccctctttctttccataatacTCCATGAACGTGGACCACTCCAAAGGCAtactttgaatctgtccaaatatttccCATCTTTCCTTTACTCAGTTCCAGTGCTCGAGTTAGGGCTAACAGTTCTGCTCGCTGTGCTGATGTTCCAGGTGGTAAAGGTTTTGCTTCGATTACTGTCTTCAGGATTGTTACTGCATACCCTGCATATCGTGCTCCATTCTTCACAAAACTACTACCATCAGTAAAAAGTTCCCAGtcatacctttcaaggggtacatccttcaaatcttcaATCAAATCCATTCAGATCTTCAATCTCAGAGATCTTctccaacctaagtgattccATGATAGTTCAGCAAGTGTCAAACTGTCCAAACAAATTCTGTCATACAAAAAGGCAGAAGTAAGTCCTTTAAAAGGTTATAGTTATAatttggaaagaaggaagatcAGCTATTAAGACTAGAGATGTAAATCctagaaagggaaaatgctAAAAGAGTTTGGAAGAAATCTTCTGACTGGTCTTAAACGCTCCGTTGCACTTCGAGGGAAACTCATTAACTCTTTAAGGACTGAAGCTGAAAGTACAAGTTTTGTGTCCTGAAGGGCATAAAattattggagagtgtccagaggaggttgctgaagatggtgaaaggtctggtgggcaagaggtgtgaggagcagctgaagtctcttggtttgttcagccgAGAGAAGAGgcgactgaggggaggcctcatggcggccctcagcttcctgaggaggggagtggaggggcaggcgctgatctcttctctctggggaCGCGAGGGAacagcacggagctgggacagggcaggTTCAGGCTGGGCGTTAGGAAAGGGTTCTTCCCTGTGAGGGTGGCTGCCAATACTGATGCCTTGTTTGAGAAGCGTCCCATGGTGGTGGTTCTTCCAAATCCAGGTcacagaagaagcagagaaacagcCTGCATGTTTTCCTTGCAGCAATGTCTTGACAGGCACTTTGTGAAAGCCAGCAGACACAGGcgctgaggagagaggaggcttGTGAGAAAGCTGCATTTGCTCAGCATTTTCTGGCTGATGTTGTGGCCTCAGTCTGCAGCACTCTTGCTGAGAGCGGCTCTTCCTGTGACTCAGCTGAGAGAGctttgtaatttctttccttctttttccgtGTGCTAGCGCCCAAAGTACGAAGATGATGGCAATGCTGAACACAGAGGGCTCCTGGTTTTGAGAGCCCTTCTGCCCCTTTCTTAAGAATTTCCTGAGTAAGGGAGAAATGAGTGGACAGGAGAAACTGGACGCTCCTGTTGTCTCACTCCCAAGCCCTCATGCAGGTCGAGGGGGCTCTGGCCCATCTCCGTGATGGTGGGGAACTGCAGGAAACAGCCAGGGCCAGAGAGGTTTCACAAAGCTCACCCCTTTAGCTATTGATcaatcttctgcttttgttagtTCAGCAACACCTCtgttctggtttggttttgcagcactgaattctttctctgcatttctctgaatgctttctctaggaagtcagtacacacccagaccgactgcccgtccaaacatgcggcagttcaggtctccggatgcggggagtgtctgagcctcttgctgccatcggcggggggcagagagactgcttgcgtgaggtgcgagcaggtggacgacctggtccgcatggtggcggagctcaaggaggaggtgcagaggttgagggatatcagggagtgcgagcgggagatagactggtggagcgactccctgcaggactggagggagagggaccagggtgagatgctccaaaggggggtggaccccctgccctgtcgccatcgggcagagggaggggacctgcgagttgaggaggaatggagacaggtccctgctcgacctcgcaggagatgccctccccttccggtgccgccttcccaggtgcccttgaacaataggtttgaggccctggagctggagagaccggtgggtgaggatgaggtaggaagcctacccaggaggatgcctgaggtgaggaagttgactccacgcctcaggactgcctccaccaagaaagaaagaagggtgatcgttgtgggcgactccctcctcaggggaatggagggccctatttgttggcctgaccccacacatagggaagtctgctgcctccctggggccagggtcagagacattaccaggaagcttccaaacctggttcgcccctctgactattacccgcttttgatagtccaggctggcagcgacgatgttgaaaagagaagcctcaaggctatcaaacaggactatagggggctgggacgattggtggagggagcgggagtgcaggtggtgtttttgtccatccctacgggggaagggagaggcacggagaggacatggaaagctcgcgtggttaataggtggctcagaggctggtgccagcacagaaattttgggttttttcaccatggggagctttactcggcacccggcctgatggccccagacgggtccctatctccaaggggaaaacggatcctaggccaggagctggcggggctcatagagagcgctttaaactaggtaagaagggggacggggctcaaacaaggcttgttggagctgtgccgggggaaacaatggctaggccggggaagaaggcgatggcccagctgaagtgcatctacactaatgcacgcagcatgggtaacaaacaggaggagctggaagccatcgtgcagcaggcaggctaggacttggttgccatcacggagacgtggtgggaccgctcccacgactggagtgctgcaatgcctggctatcggctcttcaggag contains the following coding sequences:
- the LOC136790690 gene encoding uncharacterized protein isoform X2; translated protein: MVRVWGATAPACVLFLLLVALCAWGAQAAPWRPPGADDDGVASPYPASQLDHGLEPQEDPRGSTGQVPPWNPAPEPASMGPTGAVLVGSGYSTPQPDVDHEPQVNLPDGTEGKGDPGSQMGSRTEALGDGLEVSPGRALPDPRLLPALEPSWYPRGPLRAKDNAEIRKSSPTSSDIVEDIIKELEEAAPGLVRETVPKEVLWQRSGRRLPLPGKRTEAMKSTATRGVDGENNANTAKPQNFRRYCIEGAVAVLVPFLVLVTVACCVLIWCWRQENRRLAAAQAAQTDTRSRSVSPYRQPDHRRTPESQARHQRPPSVPGRPTRLPPARPPRPPRTAADQWKARDRPSIPQSSWTQTSPPRPPPPSSKGWGRPPGMQPWPHFQ
- the LOC136790690 gene encoding uncharacterized protein isoform X3, producing the protein MADFGQGAPCQRSYGSALLKEYKKKFLTLWSQGWDCHTLAQATGTRGETRGAATTKDDDGVASPYPASQLDHGLEPQEDPRGSTGQVPPWNPAPEPASMGPTGAVLVGSGYSTPQPDVDHEPQVNLPDGTEGKGDPGSQMGSRTEALGDGLGPLRAKDNAEIRKSSPTSSDIVEDIIKELEEAAPGLVRETVPKEVLWQRSGRRLPLPGKRTEAMKSTATRGVDGENNANTAKPQNFRRYCIEGAVAVLVPFLVLVTVACCVLIWCWRQENRRLAAAQAAQTDTRSRSVSPYRQPDHRRTPESQARHQRPPSVPGRPTRLPPARPPRPPRTAADQWKARDRPSIPQSSWTQTSPPRPPPPSSKGWGRPPGMQPWPHFQ
- the LOC136790690 gene encoding uncharacterized protein isoform X1, with the protein product MADFGQGAPCQRSYGSALLKEYKKKFLTLWSQGWDCHTLAQATGTRGETRGAATTKDDDGVASPYPASQLDHGLEPQEDPRGSTGQVPPWNPAPEPASMGPTGAVLVGSGYSTPQPDVDHEPQVNLPDGTEGKGDPGSQMGSRTEALGDGLEVSPGRALPDPRLLPALEPSWYPRGPLRAKDNAEIRKSSPTSSDIVEDIIKELEEAAPGLVRETVPKEVLWQRSGRRLPLPGKRTEAMKSTATRGVDGENNANTAKPQNFRRYCIEGAVAVLVPFLVLVTVACCVLIWCWRQENRRLAAAQAAQTDTRSRSVSPYRQPDHRRTPESQARHQRPPSVPGRPTRLPPARPPRPPRTAADQWKARDRPSIPQSSWTQTSPPRPPPPSSKGWGRPPGMQPWPHFQ